The window TCGCTGTTATTGCTGCTGTTGCAACTACTTTAGCTTTCGTTGGTTGCTCTAAGAAAGAAGAAGCACCTGCTACTGATGCAACTGCTGCTGCTTCTGAAGCTGTAGCTGCTGCTTCTGAAGCTCAAACTGAAGTTGCTGCTGCTGCTTCTGAAGTTGCTGCTGCTTCTGAAGTTGCTGCTCCAGCTTCTGCTGCTCAATAATCTATTTATAGATTATAAAAAAGAGAACCTTTGGTTCTCTTTTTTTATGCTGATACTTTCTTAAAATAAAAAATTTAGCTGAAAAAAAGCAGATCAATCGACCTGCTCATTTCCCACACGCTGTCTAAATTTTTGACCCGCTCTGAACGTTACTACACGGCGTGCAGAAATTGGAATCTCCTCACCCGTTTTAGGATTACGTCCAGGACGTTCACGTTTATCGCGTAGTTCAAAATTACCGAACCCAGAAAGTTTG is drawn from Acinetobacter suaedae and contains these coding sequences:
- a CDS encoding integration host factor subunit alpha; the protein is MTALTKADMADHLSELTSLNRREAKQMVELFFDEISQALISGEQVKLSGFGNFELRDKRERPGRNPKTGEEIPISARRVVTFRAGQKFRQRVGNEQVD